A stretch of the Porifericola rhodea genome encodes the following:
- a CDS encoding aldehyde dehydrogenase (NADP(+)), with the protein MQLNGKHIIAGNFSKTGSDNFRAVNPISGEELAVDFCEATYDEIDQAVQQAEVAFQHYRKASGTQKAKFLEKIGDEIMALGDDLINRCSQETGLPQGRLQGERARTVNQLKMFAELLREGSWVDARIDTAIPDREPLPKPDLRMMQIALGPVGVFGASNFPLAFSVAGGDTASALAAGCSVVVKAHPAHPGTSEMVGRAISQAAKACNLPKGVFSMVQGKTPYVGMAIVNHPLIKAIGFTGSFPVGKALFDAAAKRDEPIPVYAEMGSINPVFVLPGALKERAESVAQGLVNSLTLGVGQFCTNPGVVFSMESAESEEFATRSGELLQEVSTGAMLTSKIRDGYTEGVKRFSETEGVKILGKSKQDVSASAAAGHVFQTDAQTFLRQPDLSEEVFGPSTIHVTASSKDELMKLAVNLEGHLTATLQATEEDLEEYQDLVEVLERKVGRLIINGFPTGVEVCHSMMHGGPFPATTDARSTSVGTAAIARFSRPVSYQSFPQFLLPEELRDENPLGIWRIVNGERVKGSL; encoded by the coding sequence ATGCAACTTAATGGCAAGCACATTATTGCGGGAAATTTTTCAAAAACAGGGTCGGATAATTTTCGGGCAGTAAACCCGATAAGCGGTGAAGAACTGGCAGTAGACTTTTGCGAAGCTACCTACGATGAGATTGACCAGGCGGTACAGCAGGCGGAAGTAGCTTTTCAACATTATCGCAAAGCATCGGGTACACAGAAGGCTAAATTTCTGGAAAAAATAGGGGATGAGATCATGGCATTAGGTGATGACCTGATCAATCGTTGTTCGCAGGAAACCGGGCTTCCGCAGGGGCGTTTGCAGGGAGAGCGGGCACGAACTGTCAACCAGTTAAAAATGTTCGCCGAATTGCTTAGAGAAGGCTCATGGGTGGATGCGCGTATAGATACCGCCATACCCGATAGAGAGCCGCTTCCTAAACCAGATTTGCGTATGATGCAAATCGCCCTGGGACCGGTAGGTGTATTTGGTGCAAGTAACTTTCCCCTGGCATTTTCAGTAGCCGGAGGAGATACTGCTTCTGCATTAGCAGCTGGATGCTCCGTAGTAGTAAAAGCACATCCCGCGCACCCAGGTACCTCGGAGATGGTAGGGAGAGCGATTTCTCAGGCAGCAAAAGCCTGTAATCTGCCTAAAGGCGTATTTTCTATGGTGCAGGGTAAAACACCTTATGTGGGTATGGCAATTGTCAACCACCCTCTAATTAAAGCGATAGGGTTTACCGGTTCTTTTCCGGTAGGTAAAGCCCTATTTGATGCTGCGGCCAAAAGAGATGAACCCATACCTGTATATGCAGAGATGGGAAGTATTAACCCTGTGTTTGTATTGCCCGGCGCACTGAAGGAGAGAGCAGAGAGTGTGGCTCAGGGACTGGTAAACTCCCTAACGTTAGGAGTTGGGCAGTTTTGCACCAATCCGGGGGTAGTATTTTCTATGGAATCAGCAGAGAGCGAAGAGTTTGCCACCCGAAGTGGAGAACTGCTACAGGAGGTGAGCACCGGTGCTATGCTGACATCTAAAATCAGAGACGGCTATACCGAAGGTGTTAAGCGTTTTAGCGAAACAGAAGGTGTAAAAATTCTTGGAAAAAGTAAGCAGGATGTAAGTGCTTCTGCGGCAGCTGGACATGTGTTTCAGACCGATGCGCAAACATTTTTGCGCCAGCCTGATCTTTCCGAAGAAGTGTTCGGTCCATCTACCATTCATGTAACTGCCAGTAGCAAAGATGAGCTGATGAAGCTTGCTGTCAATCTGGAAGGACACCTTACGGCTACTCTTCAGGCAACAGAAGAAGACCTGGAAGAGTACCAGGATTTGGTAGAAGTCTTGGAAAGAAAAGTAGGGCGACTGATTATTAACGGTTTTCCTACAGGAGTAGAAGTTTGTCATTCCATGATGCATGGCGGGCCTTTCCCGGCTACAACTGATGCACGTTCTACCTCAGTAGGCACAGCTGCTATCGCGCGCTTTAGCCGTCCGGTCAGCTATCAGAGCTTTCCTCAGTTTCTACTTCCCGAAGAACTCAGAGACGAGAATCCCTTAGGAATCTGGCGTATTGTAAACGGAGAAAGAGTAAAAGGCTCACTCTAA
- a CDS encoding fumarylacetoacetate hydrolase family protein → MKIYHLPKGILIKEQESYYLNTQQSWDELVNQDNLYTRIKEQLPELEKVENPDAYLSKKILAPIGSQEVWGSGVTYYRSRDARMEEAKDAGGGDFYDRVYDAERPELFFKATHYRVVGTNDYVRIRKDSSWDVPEPEMTLFISSSGQIQGYTLGNDMSSRSIEGENPLYLPQAKSYTGSTAIGPCLYLAEQALPKSTEIKLQIKRAGETVFSGETSIDQIKREFTELVDFLFRECDFPQGVYLMTGTGIIPSHDFTLQSGDEIFISAEPIGTLVNRVK, encoded by the coding sequence ATGAAAATTTATCACCTCCCCAAAGGGATACTGATTAAAGAGCAGGAAAGCTACTATCTGAACACGCAGCAAAGCTGGGATGAACTGGTTAATCAGGATAATCTGTACACCAGAATAAAAGAGCAGCTCCCCGAACTGGAAAAGGTAGAAAACCCCGACGCTTATTTAAGCAAAAAAATACTAGCGCCTATAGGCTCACAGGAGGTGTGGGGCTCGGGAGTTACCTATTACCGTAGTAGAGATGCCCGTATGGAAGAGGCGAAAGATGCAGGAGGTGGCGATTTTTATGACAGGGTGTACGATGCGGAAAGACCAGAGCTATTTTTTAAAGCTACTCATTACAGGGTAGTAGGTACCAACGATTATGTACGTATTCGTAAAGATTCTAGCTGGGACGTGCCCGAGCCGGAAATGACTTTATTTATATCTTCCAGTGGTCAGATTCAGGGGTATACACTGGGTAATGATATGAGTTCGCGAAGTATAGAAGGGGAAAACCCGCTGTATTTACCCCAAGCCAAAAGCTATACGGGTAGCACTGCCATTGGCCCCTGCCTGTATCTGGCAGAGCAGGCATTGCCCAAGAGTACAGAAATTAAACTACAGATTAAGCGAGCAGGAGAAACTGTTTTTTCCGGAGAGACATCTATAGACCAGATAAAAAGGGAATTTACAGAACTTGTAGACTTTCTTTTTCGTGAGTGTGATTTTCCCCAGGGCGTATATCTGATGACAGGAACCGGTATTATCCCTTCTCATGATTTTACCTTACAGTCTGGAGACGAGATTTTTATTAGCGCGGAACCCATAGGTACCCTGGTTAACAGAGTAAAATAA